In Octopus bimaculoides isolate UCB-OBI-ISO-001 chromosome 28, ASM119413v2, whole genome shotgun sequence, the following are encoded in one genomic region:
- the LOC106871660 gene encoding uncharacterized protein LOC106871660 produces the protein MTTMLILTLTTILAATSNQEINEAHYKRLPPGYSYGYLQASPTEQFISTRNLLKCAAISLNSQSEFFTYNNVSHVCKNYSSKDIMTVVSANDSNEMSFYRKSEWIKTYAISMGANSLIYNSFLNIGSPSTWNVDKCNGTYCPNFFRHPILDIWNHLPIEQVKLVLYKNETAVVTMVFDRRNTTLENWFSVKNLKSSPWNDLTPGKTNVFSINGAL, from the exons atgactacaatGCTGATATTAACCCTTACAACAATTCTGGCCGCCACCTCGAATCAGGAAATTAATGAAGCCCACTACAAGCGTTTGCCTCCTGGCTATTCCTATGGTTACCTTCAGGCATCTCCAACAGAACAATTCATCTCAACACGAAATCTACTGAAATGTGCCGCCATTTCTCTAAACAGCCAATCGGAATTTTTCACTTACAACAATGTCAGCCATGTTTGTAAGAATTACTCATCGAAAGATATCATGACAGTCGTCAGCGCGAATGACAGCAACGAGATGTCCTTCTACAGAA aaagtGAATGGATTAAAACCTATGCCATATCAATGGGAGCAAATTCGTTGATCTATAATTCCTTCCTCAATATAGGAAGTCCTTCAACTTGGAATGTGGACAAATGCAATGGCACATATTGTCCAAATTTCTTCCGACACCCAATACTTGATATCTGGAACCATCTACCAATTGagcag gtaAAACTTGTGCTATACAAAAACGAAACAGCTGTGGTAACTATGGTCTTTGATAGACGAAATACAACCCTTGAAAACTGGTTCTCAGTCAAAAACCTGAAAAGTTCTCCATGGAACGATTTAACACCAGGCAAAACCAATGTTTTCTCAATCAATGGAGCTTTGTAA